The genomic region TCCCTATGCTCCATCGTTGGATACTGTTGGGTACTTTACCCGAACTGTTGAAGATAGTGCGATTGTTTTTGACTATTTAGCGCAAGAAGATCATCAGGATGCGACATCATTAAAAAGTAAAGAGCATGGTTATTTTAAAAATTTATCAAGTTCCGCTGCTAAAAAACAGAAATTTGCTTATTTAAAAAATGCTCATTTAATTCTAGACGATGAAATTAGAGAACAATTTGAACAATTATATGGCAAGTTAAAAGCAGTCGGAATTAGTGTGACAGCAATTGATTTCCCTGAGGATTTATTAAAAACCTTAATGTCGGTTTATATGGTGATTTCTTTTGCTGAAGCAGTAAGTAGTCATTCAATGTTAGATGGGATTAATTTTGGAACGCGAGTTGAGGGGGATACCTACCAAGAAGTAATGATGAATTCTCGGACAACTGGTTTTGGCCATGTTGTTAAACGCCGTTATGTTATTGGTTCTTATGCCTTAACAAAAGATAACCAAACATTATTATTTTTGAAAGCGAAATGTGTCCGTCGTTTAATTGTTGATGCTTTAGCTGCTGTTTTTTCTGAATATGATATTTTATTATTGCCAGCGGCTTCAACGATTGCTCCGAAAATTAGTACAATTAAAGATCAAATTTTAACAGAAGCTGAATTAGAAAATTATGTTGATGATTTATTAGTATTAGGAAATTTAATGGGTAATCCCTCGTTAACTATCCCCCTTGCCTATCTTGAAGAAATGCCAATTGGGATTAATGTTAATGCGGCTCCTTTTGCGGATCAAAAAGTCTTTAATGCTAGTTTATTAATTGAAGAAATTATTGGCATTAAAAATAAAGTGGCGTCACAAGGAGGGAAAAACCATGGTTAATTTTCAAGTAGTGATTGGAATTGAAAATCATGTGGAATTAAAAACTAAAACCAAAATGTTTTCAACAGGAGCAGTTAGTTACGGGGAAAAACCAAATAGTATGGTGAATCCAATGGATGTTGGTTATCCGGGGACAATGCCAACGGTTAATAAAAAAGGGGTTGAATTAGCTTTAATTGCGTGTCAGACGCTTAATTTAACAATTGATCCGATTGTGCAATTTGATCGTAAACATTATTATTATCCTGATTTAGCGAAAGGATTTCAAATTACACAACAATATTATCCAATTGGGAAAAATGGCGTTTTAACAATTATTGATGAAAAAGGGAAACCGTTAAAAGTAGAAATTGAACGGTTACATCTTGAAGAAGATACGGCAAAACAATTGCATGAAGAAGATTGCACATTATTAGATTATAATCGTGCCGGGATTGGGTTAATTGAAATTGTAACACGACCAGTGTTATCTTCTGCTTTTCAAGTTCGGCAATATTTAGAAGCTTTACATGAAATTTTAGTTTATACCCAAGTCAGCGATGCCAAAATGAATGAGGGTTCACTTCGTTGTGATGTTAATATTTCATTGCGACCAGTTGGAGCAAAGACATTTGGGGATAAAGTTGAATTAAAAAATCTTAATTCAATTGTGAATGTTGAAAAGGCAATTGAATATGAAATTAAAAGACAAATGGCAATTTTATTAATGGGGGAAAAAGTGCCTCAAGAGACTCGTCGTTTTGATGAAAAAACAAAAAAAACAGTGCTAATGCGTCACAAAACCGATGCGATTGATTATAAATATTTTTCTGAACCAAATATTTTTCCGATTCAATTAGATAAAACATGGATGAAAAAGGTTCTTAAAAATATGCCGGAGTTACCAGCAACAAAACGAGAGCGCTATTTAACGGAATTAAAATTAAAAACGGCTGATATTGAAATTATTTTACAAGATTATGCTTTAATGAATTTTTTTGAAACAGCAATTAAGTTGTCATCGCATTATGAAACAATTGCCCATTATTTAATTGGTGATATTACTGCTTATTTAAATCAAAAAGGATTAACATTAACGGAAACGGCTTTAATGCCCCAAAATTTAGTGGAAATGATTACCCTAATTAATACGAATGTAATTTCAAATAAACAGGCTAAAATGGTGTTACAACGGATTTTAGTTGAAGATTATTCCCCAACTAAAATAGTTGCTGAGTTAGGATTAAAACAAGTTAGTGATCCGACGGAAATTAAGGCAATTATTGAACCAGTTTTCGCAGCTAACTTAGAAATATTAGCGCAATATGAACAACGCCCAGAACGAGTAATTAAGTTTTTTATGGGTGAACTAATGAAATTAACAAAAGGACAAGTTGTTCCAGAAATTGGTCAACAGGTTGTTTTGGAATTAATTACGGCGAAATAAGGACAATAAAAAAAGATGGTTAAGGACTGCACCCATTTTAGTAAGTATTAATAAAAAGTATTTACTATTTTTTTAATTATATCTTTTTCTTTACATATTCAATATGAACATCTTGTATATATTCTTCGTGTTAATTATATATTTTATTATGGATTGTGGCTTTCTTAAGTATAAATTGTAATGCTGCAAAAGCACAAAAAATACATGATAAAAATAAAAAACAATGTCGTAAATATTCAATGTTAAATTCACAAGAATTAA from Spiroplasma endosymbiont of Polydrusus cervinus harbors:
- a CDS encoding amidase family protein, which translates into the protein MTYYSIKELHQLLLTKKIIPSRIVKDAFTNLAQHQILNATVTELAAEAAILAKKLDDLVVPKDNYLFALPYFAKDNFATKGIKTTASSKILENFVPNYESTVINILKEHHSILLGKSALDELGMGGHGLYALTGDVLNPWDLTRITGGSSSGSAVLVAAGVVPFALGTDTGDSVRKPAGYCGIVGFKPTYGLISRYGVFPYAPSLDTVGYFTRTVEDSAIVFDYLAQEDHQDATSLKSKEHGYFKNLSSSAAKKQKFAYLKNAHLILDDEIREQFEQLYGKLKAVGISVTAIDFPEDLLKTLMSVYMVISFAEAVSSHSMLDGINFGTRVEGDTYQEVMMNSRTTGFGHVVKRRYVIGSYALTKDNQTLLFLKAKCVRRLIVDALAAVFSEYDILLLPAASTIAPKISTIKDQILTEAELENYVDDLLVLGNLMGNPSLTIPLAYLEEMPIGINVNAAPFADQKVFNASLLIEEIIGIKNKVASQGGKNHG
- the gatB gene encoding Asp-tRNA(Asn)/Glu-tRNA(Gln) amidotransferase subunit GatB; translated protein: MVNFQVVIGIENHVELKTKTKMFSTGAVSYGEKPNSMVNPMDVGYPGTMPTVNKKGVELALIACQTLNLTIDPIVQFDRKHYYYPDLAKGFQITQQYYPIGKNGVLTIIDEKGKPLKVEIERLHLEEDTAKQLHEEDCTLLDYNRAGIGLIEIVTRPVLSSAFQVRQYLEALHEILVYTQVSDAKMNEGSLRCDVNISLRPVGAKTFGDKVELKNLNSIVNVEKAIEYEIKRQMAILLMGEKVPQETRRFDEKTKKTVLMRHKTDAIDYKYFSEPNIFPIQLDKTWMKKVLKNMPELPATKRERYLTELKLKTADIEIILQDYALMNFFETAIKLSSHYETIAHYLIGDITAYLNQKGLTLTETALMPQNLVEMITLINTNVISNKQAKMVLQRILVEDYSPTKIVAELGLKQVSDPTEIKAIIEPVFAANLEILAQYEQRPERVIKFFMGELMKLTKGQVVPEIGQQVVLELITAK